In Canis aureus isolate CA01 chromosome 25, VMU_Caureus_v.1.0, whole genome shotgun sequence, the genomic window AATCTGCGACGTTAACCTCTAATTCTTTTATAGATGGTGTACGGGTTGTACTTTGGGAAACACTCTGGTAGAGTTATGTCATAattgaaaagaatacaaaaacttttaaatatttatatgtagatCTGAACATGTGCAGTAAAGCTTTTAAAACCAGGatacttatattttataatataaatcagtatttatattaatataaaatttataattttatttatataaaaatttatatatttataaattttcaacaaaatttttgttgtttgaattgataattttaaaagtgtCTCAGTGATTTATACTGGTGCCAGATTTGCCCAACATTTGTATACGTATGTTCAACATTTTGAACTAAGTTGGCTGGGTGAATAGGACCCAGCCTATTCAATCCATtgagatattaaaaattatttctatattttctaataatCATGGAAAAAATCACTAGGAACATAAATGAGTTTAACAGAAAGATTGAAAGGTTTCCCGTTTCTTATATAAATCAGGGTTAGTCTACATACTTTAGGCATTTGAAGGAGTTAagcacacattcacacatacagatacacacacatgctTCTAGACTTGTCCCTGGTATGTTTCTACTgcttgacattttaatttttcttttttcagaagtcATCCCATTGTGAGGTTTTAATGCCAAGCATATTTCCCTTCTTACTGTAAAGATGAGCAATGAGAAAGTAATTTATTCTTCCCTGAGATTTCTTCAGTCTCCAGAGTCACAAAATAGATTAAGGGCAGATACGACTCAAAGCCCTGGGAAAAAGGATGGCAAAGGTATATGTCTTAAGCATCTATTATGGATTGTCAGACTTTGATGTTTCAAAAAAAGTTCCTGTCTGTCTTTCAGGTTCTTAAATGGTAATAATAAGCCATAATGGTGTAGAGTAGGAGAACaagcctctttgtgtgtgtgtgtgtgtgtgtgtgtgtgaaaatggagaaattaacaaattctttaaatttgcaaggccaataaaaatttttaattaaatttggtAAAGAGGAATCCATGAGGCCTTTAGAAATAAAGGACAGATTAGAGTCTCAAGAAAACACTGAATTTCCTAGAGAAATAAAAGTCTTAGAGAattcttgaaaaatgaaaatatttattagaaacaaTGTTTTAATTCAGACAAAAAATTTCAAGTGTCTTAATTATTTACCAATCCTTAACTGGCAATGACGaaatagaaaattattcaaaAGGAGCATTCACTCTGTTGTCTTTTCTATTCTAGCTTTCTACCTTCAAATATTGTCACAACCTCTAAATTGAGAATAGCATTTATTGTCTTAATTTAGTGACAgtcaaaaatagaattttcagGTGCAAGACTTCAAAAGTATGAGGATAAATGTAATATTGGCTAGGGAAAAATAGGAttgatggaaaagaaaggaaaattgattTCTATTAATTCTTTTAAGGATGGACTTCAGTTACATTTCCAGCCTCACAATACCCACTATTGACTACCAATTCCTCAAGAATTTTgactcctttttccttcttcttcatgATGAGTTGTAATCACAGGGAAGAGTAAACACATCAGtgtaaattattataaatgagtattatgtttattctcatttgtgcttttttttttaaaaaaaaagttggttgaATTCTTTTTTGAGTTATAGTTGATTCACAATGTACacaaatttcaagtgtacagcatagtgattggACAATTCTATTATGCCATCTGTGCTTTAGTAGGGGAAGTTCTTTTAAAATCCTAAAGGACTGTTCTTGTGTAGATTTCTACAGTGGGTGTGTATCAGTCAGAAATGTGAGACTTTAAAACTGTGATTACTAGGTTGCAAATTTATATcaatttgtatgattttttttgtaaaaatttagaGAAGATTGTCTCTTTGTTTCAAATGGCATCTCAGGTTAAGGTTAGTAGTAGACTAGGCTCTATTcctgatgattttctttctttacttaaaGGGTTTCCAGTGCCAAGACATCTCATTGTAGTGATTCTTGGGATCCTGTGTTTACTACTACTGATCATTGTTGCCGTGTTGGGGACAAAGAGTAAGTAATTAAAATACATGCTTCAAGTTTGAGTAATAGCAGTGATCACTAGTTGTGCAAATATTAACCTCGCTCCATTTTTTGTTCCCTGGCTATCATCAGGGAATGTCCCAGACATGTCATGGTGTCACCTTCATTTTACTTGCCTATTCCAATGACTCTGTACTTTAATGAGCTGTCTTGTTCTGTATAATACATGATAACATTCCTTCAGGTACAGGACTTAGTCATTTAATGCCTTCTGAGTTTAGATCATTGTGAATCTTACATACACATTCTTTGAGAAAcaacttttcaaaagaaattatgaagttctcttgatttttttccaagtatGTAATGTGAATATAGTTTAGTAAAAAGATTGATTCTATTTGTGGATCTTAGATGAAGATGAATTcaacttttatcttttatttgaatttcttgaCATCTTTAGAGAAAATCACTAACGTGTGACACTAAgataaatgtacatatttaagCATTCCTCTGTTTTCTCCTGTGGATATTTGATCTACTCCAATAGCAATGATACTATTATTTCATGTTTCTTAGTACAGATTTTCATACTTAGAAGATGTATTGCTAAGTGTTGACTCATTTTTACTCTGGTACCTATTTATAAATAATGTCCTAACTATTAAAAAGAAGCTGAACTGAATGCTAAGGTGTTACCATCATAATTTTATTCAGacaccttattttatttaatctacaggtaagttgtttatttttggggggggatttttttaattggagttcaatttgccaacatatggcataacacccagtgctcattccatcaagtgcccccctcagtgcccgtcacccagtcaccaccaacccccgcccacctccctttccaccaccccttgttcatttcccagagttaggagtctctcatgttctatctccctctctgatatttcctgctcattttttcctcctttcccctttattccctttcactatttttcatattccccatatgaatgagaccatataatgtttgttcttctccgattgaagGTAAGTTGTTTATAGTGTGGGGTTTGATGTTTCCATTTCTATGGTCGGTTTATAGAGGTGTTACTTTCTAAATGTCACAATAACCATTTAAGGTAATGGAAGGGGTTGGTTGTCAAAGTgagactttttattttgtcttaaattttaaCATTGAAGCATTATGAGCACTCTTGTATTATAtctgtgatatttattttagtttttcagttTATTCAAGAAAACCATCACCTGGGGGAAATGATAGGAAACCTGACTCAAGAGTACCACATTTTGCAAAATGACAGCTACTTAAAGGACCAACTTTTGACAAATAAGAGTTTAGAATATAACATTCTCAAAAATGAAATGCTTCAGCAGAAAAAGGAACAGGATTTACTCTTTACAAATAGGACGTTTCAGAGCAAAAATAAAGGTATGAAGAGAATCTTGAATGAAAGATTGCATGatttactattatttcttcacCTTCCGGAAGCTTTGAGGCCTAATAGGCAGGCTTATGGTATATGCTAGTGATCAGGTCTACTAgacaccttttaattttttttttaaagattttatttacttattcgtgagagacagagagagagagagagagagagaagcagagacataggcaaagggagaagcaggctccatgcagggagcctgatgtgggactccatcccggatctggggatcacaccctgagctaaaggcagatgctcaactcctaagccacccaggtgtcctgacacCTTTTCATTTGTATCTCATAGATGTAAGATGAGTATTTGTGTTTGCCTGTGTCAGATGTGAgactgggaccccaggatctgtGTTCAGATTAGTGGCAGTTCCTGCATTCCTACTGCTCCCAGAAGGTAAAATAGTTTGTCAGCTTCCTGGAAAATGTGGATCATTTTGGTTATGTGAGCAAATTAGACACTCACTTTGTTGCTGACAAGAATATGGAGGCTGTTAGTAAAAATATACTCAGCCTAAAATGGGCACAAGCCTTTGATTTGGAGGCTTCTGTAAAGATAATTGAATGTGTATTTCCATTCTGCCTTGACCTCAGATATTTAGTCTATATGCTCTCTGCAGTACTTCTGCAAGTTTTGCCCAAGTGTCAATGTTTGTGAACTCTTTgtaataaaaccattaaaaacatCCAAGAGATAAGATATTAAATCTCATATAATAAAATCTGTTATTATG contains:
- the LOC144297232 gene encoding killer cell lectin-like receptor 2 isoform X2, translated to MSNEKVIYSSLRFLQSPESQNRLRADTTQSPGKKDGKGFPVPRHLIVVILGILCLLLLIIVAVLGTKIFQFIQENHHLGEMIGNLTQEYHILQNDSYLKDQLLTNKSLEYNILKNEMLQQKKEQDLLFTNRTFQSKNKGKLHENHQSCHRIKYYYFTSKSEKWIGCKKTCQSCNSSLLKISDEDELTFIQAQTYKKNYWIGLLYDIKEEKWKWVDTDLPFGINFTFMGFSGRGQCAFLSSTRVTNIDCSNSYHCICEKRIDNVLSASFQRYKKKR